The Candidatus Methylomirabilota bacterium genome segment CGCCGTCTTACCGACGCCGCCCTTGCCGCCGAAGAAGAGGTACTTGAGCTCGCGATGCGCGGCGAGGTAGCCCGCCATCGACGTCCGGATCGGCACCTGGGAGGCGACGAGGTTCATCCCCGGTCCTCCTCGAAGAGCCGCCGCGCGAGGCGCTCGATCATCGGCAGGCCGGTGACGTCGCGCTCCATCTCCGGCACGTACGCGAGCACCTCGCTCCCGAACGAGCCCCGGATGTCCTCCAGGTACTTCTTCTGCATGGTGATCCGGTTGCGGAGGTAGGGCGGGATGTTCCCCTGCCCGAGGTCGGCGGGCAGGACGCGGTTCACGACATAGCCGGAGATCGGTACGTCGAACTTCGCGAAGAGCTCCGCCGCCTTCTTGGTGTCGAGGATGATCATCTCCTCCGGCACCACCACGAAGAAGAAGGCCGTCCGCTTCTTGTCGGTCAGGATCTGGGACGAGGCGTTGATGCGCTCCTTGATGTACATCAGCTCGCCCAGGATCTGGTCCTCGGCGATCGTGTCCTCGCGGCGCATGGTCGCCGCGACCTGGTCGTACTGGCGCATGTCCTGCCGGAGCTTCGTGATCTTGTTGATCCACTCGTCGTAGACCTTCGCCATGCTGAGGTAGTAGAGCGCGTGGCCGAGCGGGACCAGGTCGTAGATGTAGTAGTCGTAGTCGCCCTTGACGATGATGTCCACGACCGCGTCGAAGATCGCGCTCTCCTCCATCGCGGGCTCCGCCGAGGCGGCCGCGATGTAATTGTCGATCTCCTCGGGGACCTTGTCGAAGCCGTACATGTCCAGGATCTTCTTGCGGATCTCCTCCTGGTAGTCCTTGATCCGCCGGTCGGCGTCCACCTCCTGCGCCCAGAGGTTCTCGATGATCGGCACGGGCCCCTTGCCGAAGATGTCCCGCTGGAAGATGTCGGAGAGGCTCGCCTGGGGATCGACCGAGAAGAGGAGCACGCGCT includes the following:
- a CDS encoding TRC40/GET3/ArsA family transport-energizing ATPase, whose translation is MSLRTVFESQPDRRYIMFGGKGGLGKTTLSATSAFWLARQGKRVLLFSVDPQASLSDIFQRDIFGKGPVPIIENLWAQEVDADRRIKDYQEEIRKKILDMYGFDKVPEEIDNYIAAASAEPAMEESAIFDAVVDIIVKGDYDYYIYDLVPLGHALYYLSMAKVYDEWINKITKLRQDMRQYDQVAATMRREDTIAEDQILGELMYIKERINASSQILTDKKRTAFFFVVVPEEMIILDTKKAAELFAKFDVPISGYVVNRVLPADLGQGNIPPYLRNRITMQKKYLEDIRGSFGSEVLAYVPEMERDVTGLPMIERLARRLFEEDRG